A genomic region of Brevinematales bacterium contains the following coding sequences:
- a CDS encoding ATP-binding protein translates to MIFNFKVSGTEDEIVQFERELLEILTRITSDQDMVAHEIHFCIHEAILNILQHSYHWKKDIPIDIKLIVTGSDEKKDKVLEIQIKDNGPAIKAPLEPPEKIDRFQMRKRGIYMISKIMDEFNIRYDGKSGNVTYMKKKLSGFDDQILNVSV, encoded by the coding sequence GACGAAATCGTCCAGTTCGAACGGGAATTACTCGAAATACTGACACGTATCACCAGCGATCAGGATATGGTCGCTCATGAGATTCATTTTTGTATTCACGAGGCAATCCTGAATATTCTCCAGCATTCCTATCATTGGAAAAAAGACATCCCTATCGATATAAAACTGATCGTTACCGGCAGCGACGAGAAGAAAGATAAAGTCCTCGAGATACAGATTAAGGATAACGGGCCCGCGATCAAGGCGCCGTTGGAACCGCCCGAGAAAATCGACCGTTTCCAGATGCGTAAACGCGGGATATATATGATCAGCAAGATCATGGACGAGTTTAATATCCGTTACGACGGGAAAAGCGGAAATGTCACCTATATGAAGAAGAAACTTTCCGGCTTCGACGACCAGATTTTAAACGTATCCGTATAA